The sequence TAAACTGCCTTTTGGGTTCCTTAGTGTGGATAGAACATGGTCCTGACGCATTTGGATTACTAGAAACATTTCTGCttagttgattgattgatataTCTGTTCCTGCGTTTGCAGCCTAAAGATTTGGGTCTCTTGGGTATCATGATTATGCATCCCGGATCCCTAATCTGGGATTGTATAGTAATCTTTCCATGTGGTTCCGTAAATCTCGATGGGTTGAATTAAAACATTGTTCGGTGGGTTCCAAACTCTGGATGGAATTCGGCCATGAAGAAGTGGGATTACAAGACAGTTGTTTCGGCTTATAGTTTGGTGTTTAAGTTTTTCATCCGGGCCTGAAGTTAAAATATTGTCCATTGGGTTCCAATTTTTTGATAACATGTGGACCTGAAGTATTGTTAGTACATGACGCGGAATCTTGAAGAACACAATCCTTGCACTAGACAGGGTAAATAAAAGTTTCGCATTTTGTTTCAGTTGCTGACCCAATGGGCACTTGCTCCAATggaaaaaatgttgagatacaaacAGAGGAGAAATCTGATCCTAACTGCTTGTCACATATGGTTCCGGATCTTAAAAAAGAGGCAGGCGATGCATTTTCCGTTAGTTCTTCTCAAAGGGGACTTCTAGAAATTAGTGGACCGTTAGAAAAAGTAGAGATTAAAGCAGCAACCCCACAAAAACCCAAGAGAAATTTTTTAAGCTACTTGCATAGGCCTCCGAGAAGAGCAGGCTTTCTGAAACTCGGATCCTCAACCCTTCTTGTTTCGCCTTCTGCAAAATTTAAGAGGATGGCTGATCAAAGAGATGGATTATCCAGAGCCACACCAACGCCACAGCCTCTCCGAGGTTTGAAGGATGGTTTTCAAATGCCTTTTGTTGGGGAAATTAGATGGGTAGTTCTGAAAGGTGCATTGAAGCAATGGCTAAGGAACCCAAAGAATTTGGCACTGTTTATATGGGGCGGCGCTGTGGCAGTGTCTGGGGCTATTCTTTTTTTGGTTATGGTTGGGTTTCTTAATAAGGCTCTTCCCAAGAAGAGTCAAAGGAATGCGTGGTTTGAGGTCAATAATCAAATTTTGAATGCTCTGTTTACTATGATGTGCCTCTATCAGCACCCTCTGCGGTTTTATCACCTTTCACTTCTATGTAGATGGGAACCTCAGGATATCATCAAGTTGAGAAAGATTTATTGTAAAAATGGAACATACAAACCTCATGAGTGGATGCATATTATGATTGTTGTGTTACTTCTGCACTTGAATTGTTTTGCGCAATATGCACTCTGTGGTCTTAATTGGGGCTACAAGAGGTCAAATCGTCCTGCTATTGGTGTTGGTCTGTGCCTTGCTGTTGCAATTGGTGCCCCTGCTGCAGCTGGCATATATGTCATTGCCAGCCCTCTTGGAAAGGATTATGAGACTGAAGGTGATCTGGAGGGTGGAGTTATCACAAATGCAGAACATAGTCAGTCAGATGTGAACGCTGTTAGTGGCAAACGTTTAACTACTCTGCTGGAGAGGAGATACTCTTTTGCTGATAGGGAAAGCAAGAGGGTAGAATCAAAACCAGAATGGAAAGGGGGCCTATTTGACTGCTGGACAGATCCTCCGTTAGCATTTTTCTCAACATTTGCTCTGTTTTGTGTTTTCGGATGGAACATGGATAGACTAGGATTTGGGAACATGTATGTGCACACAGTCACCTTTATTTTGTTATGTATGGCCCCTTTTTGGATATTCAATTTGGCTGCAATTAATATAGACAATGAGCAGGTTCGAGAGGGTCTTGGTATTACTGGGATCATTCTCTGTATTTTTGGACTTCTTTATGGTGGATTTTGGAGGGTTCAAATGCGGAAAAGGTTTGGCTTACCTGGGAGTGGCTGGTGTTTTGGGCAGCCAACCTTGACAGATTTTATGCAGTGGCTTTTCTGCAGTATTTGTTCTCTTTCTCAAGAGGTTCGGACTGGGGACTTCTATGATGTGCATAATGACAACAATTGTTCTAAAGCATCTTTTGACTGTAATTTATCAGACATTGGAAATGCCTCACCTGTGTTAATTCCTTTGAGTCATGAACCAGGATCAGCAGCATTTATACAACCATTCACAAGCTCTCAATCTTTGAGTTCTGGTCAGACACCATTCAGTAGCCAAGCTTCAGCATCACCCATTCAAAGCGCCATGTATTCTGCTGGAAGCTCTAGCATTTTACAGAATGAGTCTCCTTGGCAAGAAGAATCAGCAGCTTATGTGTCTCATTCCCCAGCGAGAGGAACTCGTGTGTCAAGATCTTTGCAATTGATTGCAGAGGATGCAGAGTCAGAAGCAGATCAAATGGGAAATTCAAATACTGAAGTTGATCCAATGAGTGCACCCATTCCCCTACATGTGCAAAGAGACTAAGATGGTTTCTTGTTTCAAAATATTACTTAAAATGAATTTATGTAGAAAAAGTTCCCATAAATTTCTGAGTGGCAGGTTCAGTTCTGTTGCTTCAGAGGCATGTTCCAAAGGTTGTGAATTGTGTTTGGACAATAAATTGCACCGTGACATTGTCCATGGTTTTCATTGTCACAGCATGCATTTGAGGATTGGCTGATTCTGTTACTGCTGTGTACACTACTTGGGCATATCGATGATATGGCACATTTTCGAAAGCGCTTAATCTATAATTTCGAATTGTGCCAATCATCCAGTAGTCTTAGACTTGTTTCCACAAATTGATAAAATAAGAGCAAATTTGAGAGCAATAAATGACCTTGCAATATAACAAAGATAAATTGTCATCTTGGCTGTACAAATAAATGAGTTCTTGAAGCATTATGAATTGTAGCCATGCCAATACTTTTATTTTCATGTGTCATCTGATTGTCCCAACTTAAGTCTATATATTTATGATAAGAATTTATGAACACAGGAATTATGAACTTCATTCAGGAGCATAATACCTATAGTTTAAATTCTAGTAAGTGTTTATGATATGTATATTCTGAGCTTCTATGATTTCCAGTTCATTCCGCGTGGATCAAATGTACTAGACCGATTCTCTTGCTGACAACAGGAGATTCCAGGATTTTATAATGTAATTACAACTTTGATAAAGAGAACAGATGACAATTGTACGTAGTGGTGAAGTTCTGTTGGATGTTAATCTCAGAAGCAACCTCGGTGCACTCAGCAGAGGTGAACATTTTACGCTTTGATCAAGTTCACGGTCATTACTGACATCTTTTGAACTTCATAATCACTGTACTATTTTGCAATATTTTACTCGGATTATTGTCCAACAGTAATCTGCCAGGGTTGACCATTGAAGTGCATTTGGGTTTTATTGCTCTTACTCTTTAAATTGGCATGTGAACCCTGATTACCCTTTCTTTCCTGGAGGAAGCATTAATGTTTCTTCCAGTTGGTAACAATCCATATCCTATTGCACCATATTCCCTTTTTTTTCTTCCTTTGATACACGGGTGTAGCAACTTGCAATTTACATGAACCTAATTTATGTTTACGTAAAGTGGGAAACATGTAGAATATTTGTCAGCAGTTTAAGCCAAGTTGGCAAGCAATAAGATAATGTGAAGTAGCACTACTTCTGTCTTACCTCACATTACCCTGGAGACAATATTATTTTCACTGAATATTCTGTTGGAGCAACATATTTGTAAATTAAATTTTGACCGCATTTTGGGCAATTATTTGGTATACGTAAAGAAGTTCTGCAGCATATGGAGGGCGGCAAAAGTTACACTGATTGGAAATTCCCATTCTAATGTTATGACGTCTTAGTAAGAAAACATAATTGAATTCTTTATTCAGTTTTCAAAGATTTTTATCTTGGTAATCAGTAGCAAGTTGTGTTCCATATTAATGTTTTCTCCAGACGGATTTTTAGAAAGATATCTACTATGTATCTTGCATTTATATTTTAAACAAGTTTTTTGAATCTGGTTTTTCAAATTTATGTATTTGTCCGATAAAATATAGCAGTAAGAGGAACAAGGTTGTAAAAGAAGATGCCATAAATCGTGGATAGTCCAAGAATCGACAGTCATCAGGTTGTAAAAGAATTGGCCAAGCTTCAAGTTTTGTATTTGTTGTCACAACGACCTAGGTTCGAAACAAGTTAGGAGGTTTACGTTAAATACCCCATTCAAATTTGTTTCAAATCAAATGTTATTTTTAGACAACCAGGTTTTTTTAATTATGACCTAGGTAACTTAGAATGCACAAAAAGAGGTTATTTCAAAAGAAAGTATTGCTCTAGGCTTGTGAAATTAATGCAGATTTCTCTCATCAATAAGTTTACCTGTGTTCCTGCCATTCAGTATTTTAGGAACTGTATCAGAACCACCCAACATATTGAATAGGGAGCATACATGAAAGAACCTCTTATTAAATATTCTCCAAGCATGGAAATTAACTTAGCATGATGTAAAGTTACATCTGAAGTTAATACTTAAGTAGAAAAGTACATATGCTTTAACAGTAGACAACAGAACCTAAAGAGGAAACAAACATGAAATTGATAACTCTGGAAATTATGTAAAgcgaatttattttatttattgtggaGAACATGTattcatcaaaaataaaacaataaaaatactGATATTCAAGATAACAAGAGAATCTCCTGAATTGGACAAAGAACAACGCGAGATCTAAAATTTCTCTTTTTCATCTATCTTGACAGTAATAGATGTCAATTGAGCCACCAACTACCCAGTTGAACAGAGGGTTTGACTacttgtggaaaatacctcctacttatacaatttcttccttaaaaAAACTTATTCACTATTTGACTTTAAATTCCGTAACATCGTTTTGAGCAGCCAAAGTAACATATGCAAGGCTTAAAATGTTTTCATCAACATCTCACAAATCTTAATTTATTAACAAATCTTCCATTTTCATCTTTCATATCTCAAAATggttatcaaaatacttttccaccTTCTCTGATGAACTTGTCATTTGAaattttctgcaacaaaatcacaaAATATCTTTTGAACAACCACCCACAAATCAAACCTAAAGTGTTAGGCTTTGATACCCACTTGTAAGAAAGTATAGATAgtaaaacaacttcctacacaaaTTTTGAGAGAAggattatgaaaaaaaaattatctcttacaatagttatagaaataaacataaatatcatGTACACAACATgatgatttacatggagaaaaaaaatttgagagaaaaaatTCACACTCCAAAAGCCGTCCAATATATTATTAGAAATCATAAGATTAAAATATACTTGTAGAACAAGTTTCTCACAAGAGCGTCATTGATtagagatttagaggcaactcaatatCTAGAAGACTTTTACACACGACTtccatctcatgcacctaataTTTATGAGTTACAATATATGAAACCATTTAATGGCATTATAAAACTAtaagctaaaaccacccaaaaagtggCATTTAATCTTATATTAAACCAAATATGatctatgatgtgtcaaaacacatacCAACTTGTGTAACTCTCTCTTGTAGTGCATTTATGTGTTCAACACATTTTTACATCTTCCATTTAAGAGACCCAACtttagaggccataacttttgttGATTGATGAACTATTTGAATCATCATAAAGTTTGTGAAGTGCTCTACCAAGATATAACTTACACTTTTGGTTATGACCACTTTTGGGCTAGAAAAATGCCTCAGAGGCCTTCAAATTAGATTTTGAAACTTTAAAAAATGATTAtcttaatatatttaaatttagaCATGATTTTGCAACAAAAACTTATTAACATTCAAATTTAGCCAACTTTGAAATTGTTCTTAAGACCAATCCATCCTTCAATGtagacttactataaataataacttAGCAATTGCAAGGTTGAGAAAATGAAACCAAATATAGTAATTAACACATCTATTCAAGCTCATACAATAAGTTTGGATAGAGACAAAATTTAtccattatcaatgttatcaaataaACATTATTCATTATTGTCCATAGTCAATGTCTTGTGTGTATTTAGTTTGTTGTTGAGGAGATTCTTGGCACTATCTGAAATGAGCCTTTTTCTTGCATGGTAGCACAAATTTGTGTCCTTGGAGAATTGTTTTCCCTTTGAAGGGAAACTAGATTTAAAGGAATGGTTAGGGCAAGTTCCCATGCagttgcttagcttattttggctagcagcatATTGATTAACATTTTAAGCAGCAATTTGTGGAGTTGGTGACCCCACAAGTATTCATTTTTGCTACATATTGTTTAGGAGTCATCTCAAGTTGCATGTTTAAATCAAATTATTAGTAATACTCATTGCAATTAAAATttggagaaaaattagaagcaaatAAAAGGAGGGAAATTTGTATGTTGAACCACGTGTCTTTCAATATGTAATTGTTGCTTATTTCTAACAACCCCCCTCCCCTCCACTTTGTTCAAAGCTTATTTGCAATTCTTAAGTAGTAGCTACTCCacttaaatatgaaaaaaatatatataatttatcctTTTCCCTTAATTAAAAATATGCATGGGAACAATccaactgcttaaatttaagcataAATTGTACTTAAGCAATCACATGGAAACATGGGATTAGTTTGTTTTTGATAAGCATTATAGTTTCCTCTACAATTGAGTCATTTTTCTTAGTTCCTTTATAAATCAATGTAGAGATTATATCTTCTAGTGTAACATATACTTTGCTCAATGTGAATACAATATTACTATAGATAAAAAAAACCATGATATTCAACATTATAGCTTttgcatcatcatcttcttcttctttggcttTTGTCTTTGCTAGTTGATTCATTAAGGAATGAAATTTATTGATGTGTTGAGCAAAATTGTGACCTTCCATTATTAATTAACTCAAATAATTTATGTTTTTAAGCCCATCTTCACACTTGATGCTTGTGATTTAAACAAAATATTGGGATCATCCCATACTTTTTCTTGTTTAGATTCCTAGTGAGATGTTCATAGAATCAAATCAAAGATAACAACATTAAATTTAGAGTACAAGATGTACGAAGCTTGTTACCCAAAAGTGGACTTCAAATTGGGTGTTTATAATGCTTGGGGATTCTCGTGATTTTTGCAGGTTGTACTACATCAAAAATAACCTAATAGATTCCAAACTTTCCTAATCCATATTGTTGCCTTCAACCCACTCTAATACCATGAGAGAAATCAATAGCAAATTTAGCacatgaaaaatattatatttcctcTCCACATTCAATAATACATACATGTATAGGATTTTAATATGCTATATATAGATAATCCTTTGTAACAACTCCTTAAATATATATTCTATTAACAACTCAAACAAACATTCCACAACCAATATCTCATATCTTTATAGACATGCTAAACCATAACAAACATACTAACAAACCTAACACATGGGATCTATGACTAATGATGCAATATTCCTCACACCAACTTTTTTAAAAAAAGACTCATAAAATACTTTACATTAGTTACAATGAAATAGTAAAAAAACTAAGCCTAAAAGTAGAGTGATGGCTATTGGGAATCTAGCTCTAAATTTTGGTTACATCATTCTctccatcttttcaaaattttgaacttTCTAATTTAAAGAATTAGAGAACCCAATCGCTACAATCTACACTTATAACACATTAATATAACTTTACAAATTTTCTACTCTACTTCAAACCTCTTGTTGGATTATAAATCATCCTCCTTTGCCAATTTGTTCTTTTCCATTCTCTCCCCAACTTCTAGTGGCTTGTTTCTTCTCCAAGTGATAAATGGCCAGATCTTCTCTCTTTTCATTAATTATGAGATTTTCAAGACATCACTGTAGTTGTTACTTTTCTATTGTGTTTGCTAATATTGATATGACTTCATCATATATGGGGATCCCACGGATCTGGATCTCTACTACAGTTTCATCTCTAACATAGATTACTCTATAGTTACAACATTTTGGGCCAACTCAATAAGTTGCATTCCCCTTCATTGCAATCTTCaaattcttttccttttccatTGTAATCAACAATGTTTTTGCCTTCTTTAAGGCAATTTAGCTCAACATTTTTGTTTCACTCATCCTCTCCATTTTCATACGATTCatctattttttttgcaaaatctttGCAAGCCACATTCAAGGGCCTTGCATCAACTAATAATTATGCCACTTCCTTAAGAAATTTTATATTTCTTTGTTCTAGTAGTCTTATCTCTTTGCTAATCTTAAGACACTATGGCATTCCTCTATGAAAATAGCTCTTCTTCACAAGGTGAGTATTTATTCTTACCAATCTTTTTCATCTTCTCACCACCATTGAATGTTTTTGttctaattttttttctttgatctccTATAACAACTTACCACATAATGCTTCAACCCCGACCATAATTATTCTAACTCAAACTCCAATTTTTAAAGTTTCTTTTTCTTGTATTTTGTTTGTTTGTAACAATTCCTTGTTCTTGGGAAGACTAACCACCAACATGCAGCCGAGAAGAGTAGGAAgtggcaatgggagaattcaaaattcaaattctctgaaaggcgggaactctggttccaatggtgggagcggccagaacAAAGGAGCTGGTcctatgggagagaaggacaagcctccggACATTCCGAAGGCCATTGATATTCCACAAAttggtggtactctgccagagaagaaagTGGGTTCTAGATTTTCGGGGGAGGGGCCCAGCGGGGGGTCCAACCCAcgtgaagagaccttggagaacggaaaagaatctagaaaatggtcatccctttttggaacaaaaccatctagtaaatcctctttacctcctgtcaagaatatttctgatccaactggtggaaagttcgctatctctatccctgatctggATCTGGATAATAATATAAACAGTATGTCAAACTCCCTGGTAGGAAAATTTATGGGTTCGCGTCCAAACATTGAAGTTGTAAGGTCTTATTTCAAACGGAAATGGGATCTGAAGGGTAACGTTGAAATCTTGGCTTTGCCTAAAGGCCTCTTGTCTTTTACCTTCTCGTGTGAAGAtgataaattaaggatactttgtggtagtccttggatggtaggaaagacagccttggttcttcgaaaatggcatccgaatctgaacatgaatgactctcttctggcacaagttccagtttgggtaaagttaccaggtctgcctcttgaatattgggcagaaagcatcttctcaggaatagcaagctcctttggcaaactcctctctatagacccagtcacagcttcaaaaaggacactcactcatgctaggttttgtgtagggatagcccatgatgcagacatGTCGAAACAGatagatatagtgtcaaagttggggacatggaaacaacaaatagaatatgaattTATCCCCTTTGTCTGCTTCCATTGcaagaaagtaggtcactgggcaaaatcttgtcctatCAAGCCTAAAGGAGAGCTCAAGCAGACTAAACCCCCGGTTGAAAGTAAAAAGGTACCAAataaaatggtatggcaagttaagaATTCAGAAAATAAGTAAGTTGACTTTATTGACAACAACTGTTTTGaatctgatgccctcctaaatggcacaatgttagtctaagatcaatcaacacaaaacacacaagacgttagcgttagtcaatcaaaaaccaaacacatgaaggcattccaaaggagacactaaaaacatgctaatgaatctaactaaagaagtaagacaatgagatatctccaactatctctcaacatgatattagttctttctcccttgttcctctcctctccaagttccaaaatagtgtagctctcagcagctttttgcactatggatgcttatggaggattgagattgtagtatagctccaaacatgaaatgaaaaagctattttatgctaaaatgatatattttaaccaaaaagacaagattcagttatgctatgctaaatgctctctaaaaatgtctatagcctaaatgcttacaagttttcaagatctggattatgaaggaatgggctctatttataggaaaaatggagcaatggatggccaagattgaagggtttaatcaagggtcaagcttgaaagttggggatccatgtgcacaattggcaccaatgaaatagtgacaagtgtcaacacaggattgggttgagagaagaggtaggaggcattaaaggcctgagaagacttcatggttatctaaaggctaagggtcaagtctaaattaggattacccactggattaggagttaatgcaaggataaacctttgtgcaaatgattaagagataatcatggtcaaaacattaaatgcttgatgagacccttgggttggatagaggttgagtcaaaacaaatgttttaaccatgtgggagggtttgagttaaccattaatggttattggagactttggggattaagtggttgaaagttggaagcctttaatggctatcaaagactttgaggatttaagtggttgaaggttgaaaacctttaatggttatccaagactttgaggattttgagaagtgacttccctttgcttaggaatgtgacaatatttaggggatggattaggctaattaggaaggggttagaagaatctagaaggggattagattttgcaagtggatttggt is a genomic window of Cryptomeria japonica chromosome 7, Sugi_1.0, whole genome shotgun sequence containing:
- the LOC131047031 gene encoding uncharacterized protein LOC131047031, producing the protein MGTCSNGKNVEIQTEEKSDPNCLSHMVPDLKKEAGDAFSVSSSQRGLLEISGPLEKVEIKAATPQKPKRNFLSYLHRPPRRAGFLKLGSSTLLVSPSAKFKRMADQRDGLSRATPTPQPLRGLKDGFQMPFVGEIRWVVLKGALKQWLRNPKNLALFIWGGAVAVSGAILFLVMVGFLNKALPKKSQRNAWFEVNNQILNALFTMMCLYQHPLRFYHLSLLCRWEPQDIIKLRKIYCKNGTYKPHEWMHIMIVVLLLHLNCFAQYALCGLNWGYKRSNRPAIGVGLCLAVAIGAPAAAGIYVIASPLGKDYETEGDLEGGVITNAEHSQSDVNAVSGKRLTTLLERRYSFADRESKRVESKPEWKGGLFDCWTDPPLAFFSTFALFCVFGWNMDRLGFGNMYVHTVTFILLCMAPFWIFNLAAINIDNEQVREGLGITGIILCIFGLLYGGFWRVQMRKRFGLPGSGWCFGQPTLTDFMQWLFCSICSLSQEVRTGDFYDVHNDNNCSKASFDCNLSDIGNASPVLIPLSHEPGSAAFIQPFTSSQSLSSGQTPFSSQASASPIQSAMYSAGSSSILQNESPWQEESAAYVSHSPARGTRVSRSLQLIAEDAESEADQMGNSNTEVDPMSAPIPLHVQRD